From the genome of Vicia villosa cultivar HV-30 ecotype Madison, WI linkage group LG2, Vvil1.0, whole genome shotgun sequence, one region includes:
- the LOC131648629 gene encoding uncharacterized protein LOC131648629: protein MGGITLWETVLVIGRMLKEASESIKVVDYELLETDPGIRPPISSYHPDIQNEVRKAYLKIGRHQPPHNFVYPWSIQGKQKRRFCKNWFDLYDWIDYSESKDLVFCLPCFLFKNVSKYGGDHFVGDGFGDWKNAQRLANHATSSNSHVDCVHMGYALMNPNQSIKASFVNQTKQMNAEYRVRVNTSLVATKFLLRCGMPFRGSDESLNSLFKGPFLELVDTLKEINPEIASVINCAPGNNLMTSPKIQKDLAAACACEITQQIICDIADDVFCVLIDESGDVAGKEQMAVVIRYVNNEGLVKERFLGIVSVKETSAKSLKEALEKLLSINGLSISSIRGQGYDGASNMRGKFGGLRTLIQNENPSAYYVHCFAHQLQLALVACAKTHKDVSGFFGKVNMLVNFIRSSNKRQELLRDKQVAQFAKLIEEGQIETGSGLNQESSIARAGDTRWGSHFRTLTSLMTLYGAIIGVLEEVGNDTSFEKYGETMLLLDVLQSFDFIFMLYMMVEILGFTNDLSVALQNRDQDLLNALSLVNATKQELQEMRNDGWEELISKVMEICNKLDIDVPDMDASYVQGKKPRRHATTSSVSNLHHYKHDCLFNVLDLQLHELNARFDEENTELLECVSCLSPSSSFAAFDVKKLLRMVELYPNDFVDVSEVVMRHQLQNYVRNVRCDPKFANLKGLSDLCAKFVETNKCNTFDMVYKLLKLALVLPVATASVERVFSAMKFVKSQLCNKMSDQWLNDRLVTFIEKDVLGTINNDVILAHFQEMNDRRFSL, encoded by the exons ATGGGGGGGATCACTTTGTGGGAGACGGTTTTGGTGATTGGAAGAATGCTCAAAG AAGCATCGGAAAGTATCAAAGTTGTTGATTATGAATTGTTGGAAACGGATCCGGGAATTAGGCCTCCAATTTCAAGCTATCATCCCGACATCCAAAATGAGGTAAGGAAAGCTTATTTAAAAATAGGTCGTCATCAACCTCCTCACAATTTCGTTTACCCTTGGTCTATTCAAGGTAAACAAAAGCGTCGATTTTGCAAAAATTGGTTTGATTTGTATGATTGGATTGATTATAGTGAATCTAAGGACCTAGTGTTTTGTTTGCcatgttttttgtttaaaaatgttTCTAAGTATGGGGGGGATCACTTTGTGGGAGACGGTTTTGGTGATTGGAAGAATGCTCAAAGGTTGGCTAATCATGCTACTTCTTCCAATAGTCATGTTGATTGTGTGCATATGGGTTATGCTCTCATGAATCCAAACCAAAGTATTAAGGCCTCGTTTGTTAATCAAACTAAGCAAATGAATGCCGAATACCGTGTTCGTGTAAACACATCCCTTGTAGCTACTAAGTTTCTTTTGAGGTGTGGCATGCCATTTAGAGGGAGTGATGAGTCTCTTAACTCTTTATTTAAGGGGCCATTTCTTGAGTTGGTGGATACTTTAAAGGAAATCAACCCGGAGATAGCTAGTGTAATTAATTGTGCTCCGGGAAATAACCTTATGACTTCCCCTAAGATTCAAAAGGATCTTGCCGCTGCTTGTGCATGTGAAATAACTCAACAAATTATATGTGATATTGCGGATGATGTGTTTTGTGTTTTGATTGATGAATCTGGTGATGTTGCTGGTAAAGAACAAATGGCTGTTGTTATTCGCTATGTTAATAATGAAGGTTTGGTAAAAGAAAGGTTTCTTGGAATTGTAAGTGTTAAAGAAACAAGTGCTAAGTCACTTAAGGAGGCCCTTGAGAAGTTGTTGTCTATTAATGGCTTGAGTATATCTAGCATTAGGGGGCAAGGGTATGACGGAGCTAGCAATATGAGAGGTAAGTTTGGTGGTTTGAGAACTTTAATCCAAAATGAGAATCCATCTGCTTATTATGTGCATTGTTTCGCCCATCAACTTCAATTGGCACTTGTTGCATGTGCTAAGACTCACAAAGATGTTAGTGGGTTTTTCGGTAAGGTCAATATGCTTGTTAATTTCATTCGATCTTCTAATAAGAGACAAGAATTACTTCGGGACAAACAAGTAGCTCAGTTTGCTAAATTGATTGAAGAGGGCCAAATAGAAACTGGTAGTGGGTTAAACCAAGAATCATCTATTGCTAGAGCCGGTGACACTCGTTGGGGTTCCCACTTTAGGACTCTCACTAGTTTGATGACTTTGTATGGTGCCATTATTGGGGTACTTGAAGAAGTTGGAAATGATAcgtcatttgaaaaatatggtgaAACTATGCTTTTGTTAGATGTGCttcaatcatttgattttatcttcATGTTATATATGATGGTTGAGATTTTAGGATTTACAAATGATTTGAGTGTAGCGTTACAAAATCGTGATCAAGATCTTTTGAATGCTTTGTCACTTGTCAATGCTACCAAACAAGAATTACAAGAAATGAGGAATGATGGATGGGAAGAGCTTATATCTAAGGTTATGGAAATTTGCAATAAGCTTGACATTGATGTGCCTGACATGGATGCATCATATGTGCAAGGGAAGAAACCTAGGCGACATGCTACAACTTCTAGTGTTTCTAATTTGCATCATTATAAGCATGATTGTTTGTTTAATGTTTTAGATTTGCAGTTGCACGAGCTCAATGCTAGGTTTGATGAAGAGAATACTGAACTTTTAGAATGTGTTTCATGTTTGAGTCCTTCATCGTCATTTGCAGCTTTTGATGTGAAAAAGTTATTAAGGATGGTTGAACTTTATCCAAATGATTTTGTGGATGTGTCGGAAGTGGTGATGCGACATCAACTTCAAAATTATGTTAGAAATGTTCGATGTGATccaaaatttgcaaatttaaaaGGACTTTCAGATCTTTGTGCAAAATTTGtggaaacaaataagtgcaacacATTTGATATGGTTTATAAGCTTTTGAAATTGGCTTTAGTCTTGCCGGTAGCAACTGCAAGTGTGGAACGTGTTTTTTCAGCtatgaagtttgtgaagagtcaATTATGTAACAAAATGAGTGATCAGTGGTTAAATGATCGTCTTGTAACTTTTATAGAAAAAGATGTTCTTGGAACAATTAACAATGATGTTATTTTAGCTCATTTTCAAGAAATGAATGATAGACGATTTTCATTGTAA